One region of Blattabacterium cuenoti genomic DNA includes:
- a CDS encoding OmpH family outer membrane protein, with protein MKKNTILYFLLFLLFSISSYSKECFQKIVCLNSMALIEKMPEFSIVQKELNRMSKIHENNLEKLAKEFHKKAEKYQKNKNTMLKKELELLQIKAHAYQKTASDDLIKKQNKLLNPIYKKIENAINKVLDKDKKIMRVDDCSLGKGVLVNKGEDITEKVKKELGLH; from the coding sequence ATGAAAAAAAATACAATACTATACTTTTTATTATTTTTACTATTTAGCATTTCTTCATATTCTAAAGAATGTTTTCAAAAAATAGTTTGTTTAAATAGTATGGCTCTTATAGAAAAAATGCCAGAATTCTCTATTGTTCAAAAGGAATTAAATAGAATGAGTAAAATTCATGAAAATAATTTAGAAAAATTAGCAAAAGAATTTCATAAAAAAGCAGAAAAATATCAAAAAAATAAAAATACAATGCTTAAAAAAGAATTAGAACTTTTGCAAATAAAAGCTCATGCATATCAAAAAACAGCATCAGATGATTTAATTAAAAAACAAAATAAATTGTTAAATCCAATATATAAAAAAATAGAAAATGCTATCAATAAAGTTTTAGATAAAGATAAAAAAATTATGAGAGTTGATGATTGCAGTCTTGGAAAAGGAGTTTTAGTTAATAAAGGAGAAGATATTACTGAAAAAGTAAAAAAAGAATTAGGCTTACATTAA
- a CDS encoding hemolysin family protein, with product MIFYISIIFITILISAFFSGIEMALISSSLFQIELEKKKGSFRSKLLSKSISQPKKFITTMLIGNTISLVIYGIYMEKLFFYIIPKELLENNSLWIFFLETIFSTAIILIIGEFIPKMIFSVYSNELLNLFIIPIYIIYKVFYPITNFIIWISNFFLKILGEKDNDQKKNFDKEDLIYFLSENIENGIQEKGFVESKIEIFHKALDFSEKKARECMVPRKEIISSNITSMDHICNLFTESGLSKIVIYKNNIDNIVGYIHYLELLKKPKNIESIIRSVELVYVTTPVREIMDLLIKKKISIAIVLDEYGGTAGMITIEDILEEFIGDIKDEHDEIFLLDKKLNNQKFLFSARLEIDFINAKYNLDLPESEKYETLGGLIVTYTGNIPKYGEKIIINNNFFIEIKKVSKNKIEEVFLQKNFKK from the coding sequence ATGATTTTTTATATTAGTATAATTTTTATTACTATACTTATATCCGCTTTTTTCTCTGGTATAGAGATGGCTTTAATATCTTCTAGTTTATTTCAAATAGAATTAGAGAAAAAAAAAGGATCATTTCGATCTAAACTTCTTTCTAAAAGTATTAGTCAACCTAAAAAATTTATAACAACAATGTTGATAGGTAATACTATATCTTTAGTTATATATGGTATTTATATGGAAAAATTATTTTTTTATATTATTCCAAAAGAGTTATTAGAAAATAATTCTTTATGGATTTTTTTTTTAGAAACAATATTTTCTACTGCTATTATTTTAATTATAGGAGAATTTATTCCTAAAATGATATTTAGTGTATATTCAAACGAATTATTAAATTTGTTTATTATTCCTATATATATTATATATAAAGTTTTTTATCCAATAACAAATTTTATTATTTGGATTTCTAATTTTTTTTTAAAAATTTTAGGAGAAAAAGATAATGATCAAAAAAAAAATTTTGATAAAGAAGATTTAATTTATTTTTTATCAGAAAATATTGAAAATGGAATTCAAGAAAAAGGTTTTGTAGAGTCTAAAATTGAAATTTTTCATAAAGCTTTAGATTTTTCTGAAAAAAAAGCTAGAGAATGTATGGTACCTAGAAAAGAAATAATATCTTCTAATATTACTTCTATGGATCATATTTGTAATCTTTTTACAGAAAGTGGATTATCTAAAATTGTTATTTATAAAAATAATATAGATAATATTGTAGGATATATTCATTATTTAGAACTTTTAAAAAAACCTAAAAATATTGAATCTATTATTAGATCTGTAGAATTAGTTTATGTTACTACTCCTGTAAGAGAAATAATGGATCTTTTAATAAAAAAAAAAATAAGTATAGCTATAGTTTTAGATGAATATGGAGGTACAGCAGGAATGATAACTATAGAAGATATTTTAGAAGAATTTATTGGAGATATAAAAGATGAACATGATGAAATTTTTTTATTAGATAAAAAATTGAATAATCAAAAATTTTTATTTTCTGCACGTTTAGAAATTGATTTTATTAATGCTAAATATAATTTGGATCTTCCTGAATCAGAAAAATATGAAACTTTAGGAGGATTAATTGTTACTTATACAGGTAACATTCCAAAATATGGAGAAAAAATTATTATTAATAATAATTTTTTTATTGAAATAAAAAAAGTATCTAAAAATAAAATAGAAGAGGTTTTTCTTCAAAAAAATTTTAAAAAATGA
- a CDS encoding isoprenyl transferase, producing the protein MKNFLEKIDYKNIPHHVAIIMDGNGRWAEKRGKIRTFGHKKAIKSIKETLNGCKELGIPYITLYVFSSENWNRPKKEIDNLMYLFYTNSKNYLEEIHEKNIKIITIGEIERFSKMIQKELLFFVKKTKNNTSGTLILALSYSGREEILRATKNIAEKVCNGTFSLKDINFSFFKNHLYTKDLPDVDLIIRTSGEYRISNFLLWQSAYAELYFTNILWPDFRKKDFFEAIINYQKRKRRFGNIE; encoded by the coding sequence ATGAAAAATTTTTTAGAAAAAATAGATTATAAAAATATTCCACATCATGTTGCTATTATTATGGATGGAAATGGAAGATGGGCTGAAAAAAGAGGTAAAATAAGAACATTTGGTCATAAAAAAGCAATAAAATCTATTAAAGAGACTTTAAATGGATGTAAAGAATTAGGAATACCTTATATAACTTTATATGTATTTTCTTCTGAAAATTGGAATAGACCAAAAAAAGAAATAGATAATTTAATGTATTTATTTTATACAAATTCAAAAAATTATTTAGAAGAAATTCATGAAAAAAATATAAAAATTATAACTATAGGAGAAATAGAAAGATTTTCTAAAATGATTCAAAAAGAATTATTATTTTTTGTTAAAAAAACAAAAAATAATACATCTGGAACTCTTATTTTAGCATTAAGTTATAGTGGTAGAGAAGAAATTTTAAGAGCTACAAAAAATATTGCTGAAAAAGTATGTAATGGGACTTTTTCATTAAAAGATATAAATTTTTCTTTTTTTAAAAATCATTTATATACTAAAGATTTACCAGATGTTGATTTAATTATAAGAACTAGTGGAGAATATAGAATAAGTAATTTTTTACTTTGGCAATCTGCTTATGCAGAATTATATTTTACAAATATTTTATGGCCAGATTTTAGAAAAAAAGATTTTTTCGAAGCTATTATTAATTATCAAAAAAGAAAACGGCGTTTTGGAAATATTGAATAA
- a CDS encoding BamA/OMP85 family outer membrane protein, protein MKIFLKNIIYLIILQLVYSFTNNPFTTDNNLFTTDNNLFITDSNPFNTDNNPFNTDNNPFNTDNNPFNNTDNNSFNIIQKNENNNSNLIVKNINIIGKTKYDNIFISNLSGIYVGDIIDIYGIKIGRIVKKLWKSNLFHNISVYKKHLSKNEINLFFELEDLIELHGVEIKGIEKNKFTSIKNIKYGDKISENLIQTIKNDIKTYYKKRGYNEICIESEIKSNNNKNILYIYVNKGKKIQIEKILFYGNKIISDKDLFKIMTEFKRNYYIPIIEKPIHLFIQENIENNLKNIKNKYKSLGYRDIEVFLDSVSINNSGNYEIKVKLVEGKKYYIGNISIVGNKKLKTDFLKKILFYKEGDIYNKNEIKKNILDASFSSSMIYAYLDIGHLFVNIIFLEKKVEDNKIHLEIKIEENNPIYINKVEISGNKITKDYIIKRELDTYTGDLFSPKKIKYSYTRLENLNLFEKIFFKIRSKKNNTIDIVWNVVEKNSNIFQFHGGLGSKDIKKIIGSFKLNFNNFSVGNFFKWNLWNPIPQGEGQKLIIFHQLGKDFKSYGFSFTEPYVNIINPISITLKSDYSINIMKNEEIFPLQNKYKILYDKNKKQYLEKVLTSIDLESFLTFIDPYSKIRVSMDYEKFLYKKEIFSNFYHNFKFKELSFLFLLQRIDTKPDVIFPFQGSKIEFSSKFTFPYFIFNKKKNMEWIEFFKFQIVSSWYKKIINNIVLKIGGEFGYLGQYDDSKELFSFQKFYMGGVQNNLFGLKLGNKNHIPLRGYYFNKNNIGVIYDKLILEMRYLIKNFSHLKMWTTLFMEGGNISNSYKEFNPFIINKSCGFGFRFFWTPIGFVGIDFGYPINIDISSLNTLKSKWKIHFLIGKDL, encoded by the coding sequence ATGAAAATTTTTTTAAAAAATATTATTTATTTAATAATATTACAATTAGTTTATTCATTTACAAATAATCCATTTACTACCGATAATAATTTATTTACTACCGATAATAATTTATTTATTACCGATAGTAATCCATTTAATACAGATAATAATCCATTTAATACAGATAATAATCCATTTAATACAGATAATAATCCATTTAATAATACAGATAATAATTCATTTAATATCATACAAAAAAATGAAAATAATAATTCAAATTTAATTGTAAAAAATATTAATATCATTGGAAAAACAAAATATGACAATATTTTTATCTCTAATTTATCTGGTATTTATGTTGGAGATATTATTGATATTTATGGGATAAAAATAGGTAGAATTGTTAAAAAATTATGGAAAAGTAATCTTTTTCATAATATATCTGTGTATAAAAAACATTTATCTAAAAATGAAATTAATTTATTTTTTGAATTAGAAGATTTAATAGAATTACATGGAGTAGAAATAAAAGGAATTGAAAAGAATAAATTTACAAGTATAAAAAATATTAAATATGGAGATAAAATCTCAGAAAATTTGATTCAAACTATAAAAAATGATATTAAAACATATTACAAAAAAAGAGGATATAATGAGATATGTATAGAAAGTGAAATAAAGAGTAATAATAATAAAAATATATTATATATATATGTTAATAAAGGAAAAAAAATACAGATAGAAAAGATTTTATTTTATGGAAATAAAATAATTAGTGACAAAGATTTATTTAAAATAATGACTGAATTTAAAAGAAATTATTATATTCCAATAATAGAAAAACCTATTCATCTATTTATTCAAGAAAATATAGAAAATAACTTAAAAAATATTAAAAATAAATATAAATCCTTAGGATATAGAGATATAGAAGTATTTTTAGATTCTGTATCTATAAATAATTCAGGAAATTATGAAATAAAAGTAAAATTAGTTGAAGGTAAAAAATATTATATAGGAAATATTTCTATTGTAGGAAATAAAAAATTAAAAACAGATTTTTTAAAAAAAATTCTTTTCTATAAAGAAGGAGATATATATAATAAAAATGAAATTAAAAAAAATATTTTAGATGCTTCTTTTTCTTCTAGTATGATTTATGCTTATTTAGATATAGGTCATTTATTTGTTAATATAATTTTTTTGGAAAAAAAAGTAGAGGATAATAAAATTCATTTAGAAATTAAAATAGAAGAAAATAATCCTATATATATAAATAAGGTAGAAATATCAGGAAATAAAATAACTAAAGATTATATAATTAAAAGAGAATTAGATACTTATACAGGAGATCTTTTTTCTCCTAAAAAAATAAAATATAGTTATACTCGTTTAGAAAATTTAAATTTATTTGAAAAAATTTTTTTTAAAATAAGGTCTAAAAAAAATAACACTATTGATATAGTATGGAATGTTGTAGAAAAAAATTCCAATATATTTCAATTTCATGGAGGTTTAGGTAGTAAGGATATAAAAAAAATTATTGGAAGTTTTAAATTAAATTTTAATAATTTTTCTGTTGGAAATTTTTTTAAGTGGAATTTATGGAATCCTATTCCACAAGGAGAAGGACAAAAATTAATAATTTTTCATCAATTAGGAAAAGATTTTAAATCTTATGGATTTTCATTTACAGAACCTTATGTAAATATAATCAATCCTATTTCTATTACTTTAAAAAGTGATTATTCCATAAATATAATGAAAAATGAAGAAATATTTCCTTTACAAAATAAATATAAAATTTTATATGATAAAAATAAAAAACAATATTTAGAAAAAGTATTAACTTCTATTGATTTGGAAAGTTTTTTAACTTTTATAGATCCTTATTCTAAAATTAGAGTATCTATGGATTATGAAAAATTTCTTTATAAGAAAGAAATTTTTTCTAATTTTTATCATAATTTTAAATTCAAAGAATTAAGTTTTTTATTTTTATTACAAAGAATTGATACTAAACCAGATGTTATTTTTCCATTTCAAGGATCTAAAATAGAATTTAGTAGTAAATTTACTTTTCCGTATTTCATTTTTAATAAAAAGAAGAATATGGAATGGATAGAATTTTTTAAATTTCAAATAGTATCTTCTTGGTATAAAAAAATTATAAATAATATAGTCCTAAAAATAGGAGGGGAATTTGGATATTTAGGACAATATGATGATTCAAAAGAATTATTTTCATTTCAAAAATTTTATATGGGAGGTGTACAAAATAATCTATTTGGTTTAAAATTGGGAAATAAAAACCATATACCTTTGAGAGGATATTATTTTAATAAAAATAATATAGGAGTTATTTATGATAAATTGATTTTAGAAATGCGTTATTTAATTAAGAATTTTTCACATTTAAAAATGTGGACAACTCTTTTTATGGAAGGAGGAAATATAAGTAATTCTTATAAAGAATTTAATCCTTTTATAATTAATAAATCTTGTGGATTTGGATTTCGTTTTTTTTGGACTCCAATAGGATTTGTAGGAATAGATTTTGGGTATCCTATAAATATTGATATAAGTTCATTAAATACATTAAAATCAAAATGGAAAATACATTTTCTTATAGGAAAAGATTTATAA
- a CDS encoding NAD kinase, with protein sequence MKIALYGQKLVEKNIPYLSQFIGYIFSHSIEVYVEKSFLNVLSSFEEFKNLNFPIFSHYKELTKDFNLMFTFGGDGTILSAITLIRDSGIPIVGVNTGNLGFLASFNKDVFIQKIDQIFNEKLHLMPRSLLWLESNSEYKQFFNFALNEIVVLRKETVSMIIIDAYIDNEFLTSYWADGLIISTPTGSTGYSLSCGGPIISPDNKNFVLTPISPHNLFSRPLIISDNKKVHLKIHSRVKSYLLSMDTRLISFNKEKELYIKKAPFHIYLLQEKKNTYFKTLREKLLWGMDQRN encoded by the coding sequence ATGAAAATAGCGCTATATGGACAAAAGCTTGTTGAAAAAAATATTCCATACTTAAGTCAATTTATAGGCTATATTTTTAGTCATTCAATAGAAGTTTATGTTGAAAAATCATTTTTAAATGTATTATCTTCTTTTGAAGAATTTAAAAATTTAAATTTTCCTATATTCTCTCATTATAAAGAATTAACAAAAGATTTTAATTTAATGTTTACTTTTGGAGGAGATGGAACTATTTTATCAGCTATTACTTTAATTAGAGATTCTGGAATACCTATAGTAGGAGTTAATACAGGTAATTTAGGATTTTTAGCATCTTTTAATAAAGATGTTTTTATTCAAAAAATAGATCAAATATTTAATGAAAAACTTCATTTAATGCCTAGAAGTTTGTTATGGCTAGAATCGAATTCAGAATATAAACAATTTTTCAATTTTGCATTAAATGAAATTGTAGTTCTTAGAAAAGAAACAGTATCTATGATTATTATAGATGCTTATATTGATAATGAATTTTTAACTTCTTATTGGGCAGATGGATTAATTATTTCTACTCCTACTGGATCTACGGGATATTCTTTAAGTTGTGGAGGACCTATTATTAGTCCTGATAATAAAAATTTTGTTCTAACTCCAATATCGCCACATAATTTATTTTCTCGTCCATTAATCATATCAGATAATAAAAAAGTTCATTTAAAAATACATAGTCGTGTAAAATCTTATTTATTATCAATGGATACCAGACTTATCTCTTTTAATAAAGAAAAAGAATTATATATTAAAAAAGCTCCTTTTCATATATATCTTTTACAAGAAAAAAAAAATACTTATTTTAAGACTTTACGAGAAAAACTTTTATGGGGTATGGATCAAAGAAATTAG
- a CDS encoding peptidylprolyl isomerase: MSFLEKIRKNTWLIFLFISIFLIFFILDPSILLKCFSKNSNIIGKVNNDHISLKEYIESFQFLKKFRESEPDYLLKNDVWKLLVHEKVLNQQAIKLGIKSTKKDFWKAIKKQSIYSHITDFQDIKGDMDIEKFKLYLKKLNKKYVNKTPEIKEEKNMWLYEKNNIKKRIIAKKYIEMLMYGLNTSLIEAKLNQINKNLFSIIDYVFIPYSEIEKKYNIYPIKNIDIFNWINKNKFLYKKINLRNLSFIIFNSSPSLDDEKKMNNKIKKLFKEFKNSNDHDSIIVSNQSEKPFDYNFYLKKQLPPILQFFVEKNNKIGSMFGPIKDNNIYVIGKLTRKKKLFDSVLSSHILISHKEAIHSFNKRTKKEAEKIAKNLYNFVKKNPDQFNYLVKKKSDDFINAKKNNGSLGWIKYEGKNLIGSFDIFSSENKKGKIGLTETKFGYHIIRIDEKKNPKIAYQFAMIIKTLIPSKKTKNIFHEKVMSFFKNNKNSNLNTLINNARKNKYETIFLEEVKNNQSIINGLNTELDKKIINWSFEKNRKIGDTNIFHTSNKDYIMVYLSKIQKNGIPIEKIKNEIIPLIVDNKINKILSNSFFKKSLEEIAFYFSKKINKYCKINFYNLMIDDKKEPKVVGSAFSSNLYKTSKPILGKKGIFFIKPLKRFSIYKKPDSISSEIESLNTLLRKNTLEKLGDVLIEKSVIKDYRKNI; this comes from the coding sequence ATGAGTTTTTTAGAAAAAATAAGAAAAAATACATGGTTAATTTTTTTATTTATAAGTATTTTTTTAATATTTTTTATACTAGATCCTAGTATTTTATTAAAATGTTTTTCTAAAAATTCCAATATTATTGGAAAAGTAAATAATGATCATATTTCTTTAAAAGAATATATTGAATCTTTTCAATTTTTAAAAAAATTTCGTGAATCTGAACCAGATTATTTATTAAAAAATGATGTTTGGAAATTATTAGTTCATGAAAAAGTATTAAATCAACAAGCTATAAAATTAGGAATTAAAAGTACAAAAAAAGATTTTTGGAAAGCTATAAAAAAACAATCTATATACAGTCATATAACTGATTTTCAAGATATTAAAGGTGATATGGATATTGAAAAATTTAAATTATATTTAAAAAAATTAAATAAGAAATATGTAAATAAAACTCCTGAAATAAAAGAAGAAAAAAATATGTGGTTATATGAAAAAAATAATATAAAAAAAAGAATTATTGCAAAAAAATATATAGAAATGTTAATGTATGGATTAAATACATCATTAATAGAAGCAAAATTAAATCAAATAAATAAAAATTTATTTTCTATTATTGATTATGTTTTTATTCCTTACTCAGAAATAGAAAAAAAATATAATATTTATCCAATTAAAAATATTGATATTTTTAATTGGATAAATAAAAATAAATTTCTTTATAAAAAAATAAATTTAAGAAATCTTAGTTTTATTATTTTTAATTCTTCACCATCATTAGATGATGAAAAAAAAATGAATAATAAAATAAAAAAATTATTTAAAGAATTTAAAAATTCTAATGATCATGATTCCATTATTGTTTCTAATCAATCAGAAAAACCTTTTGATTATAATTTTTATTTAAAAAAACAATTACCTCCTATATTACAATTTTTTGTAGAAAAAAATAATAAAATTGGAAGTATGTTTGGTCCTATAAAAGATAATAATATTTATGTTATAGGAAAATTAACTAGAAAAAAAAAGTTATTTGATTCTGTTTTATCTAGTCATATTTTAATTTCTCATAAAGAAGCTATTCATTCTTTTAACAAAAGAACTAAAAAAGAAGCAGAAAAAATAGCTAAAAATCTATATAATTTTGTTAAAAAAAATCCTGATCAATTTAATTATCTAGTAAAGAAAAAATCAGATGATTTTATAAATGCAAAAAAAAATAATGGTAGTTTAGGGTGGATTAAATATGAAGGAAAAAATCTTATAGGTTCATTTGATATATTTTCTTCAGAAAATAAAAAAGGAAAAATAGGTTTAACAGAAACTAAATTTGGATATCATATTATTAGAATAGATGAAAAGAAAAATCCAAAAATAGCTTATCAATTTGCCATGATAATAAAAACACTTATTCCTTCAAAAAAAACAAAAAATATTTTTCATGAAAAAGTAATGTCTTTCTTCAAAAATAATAAGAACTCTAATTTAAATACATTAATTAATAATGCAAGAAAAAATAAATATGAAACTATTTTTTTAGAAGAGGTAAAAAATAATCAATCTATTATTAATGGATTAAATACTGAATTAGATAAAAAAATAATTAATTGGTCTTTTGAAAAAAATAGAAAAATAGGAGATACCAATATTTTTCATACTTCAAATAAAGATTATATTATGGTATATTTATCTAAAATTCAAAAAAATGGTATTCCTATTGAAAAAATAAAAAATGAAATAATACCTTTAATAGTTGATAATAAAATCAATAAAATATTATCTAATTCTTTTTTTAAAAAAAGTTTAGAAGAAATAGCTTTTTATTTTTCTAAAAAAATAAATAAATATTGTAAAATTAATTTTTATAATTTAATGATTGATGATAAAAAAGAACCAAAAGTAGTAGGATCTGCTTTTTCTTCAAATCTATATAAAACTTCTAAACCTATTTTAGGTAAAAAAGGAATCTTTTTTATAAAACCATTAAAACGTTTTTCTATATATAAAAAACCTGATTCTATTTCTTCTGAAATAGAATCATTAAATACTTTATTAAGAAAAAATACGTTAGAAAAATTAGGAGATGTATTAATAGAAAAATCTGTAATTAAGGATTACAGAAAAAATATTTAA